In Stanieria sp. NIES-3757, the DNA window TGACTAACGATATCAATGCTAGTTCTGAAGTTTTTGGTTTAGAAGGAGATGTTACTATTAATACCCCTGATGTCGATCCTTTCCAAGAAACCTCGGAAGCACTAGAAAATATAGTTGAACCAGATCGAGTTGTTGCTGGAGTCTGCGATGCTACTCAAACAGCACAAGATATCCTTGCTGGTAGAGAAAACACTTTTGTAGTAAATGGTAGAGGTGGTGTACCTCCTACTCCTATCGAACCAATGCCTTCTGAAACTGTAATTATCGAAGGTGAAAGCGTTCCACTTTACACAGAAACAGAAGAAGAGAAAGCATTACAAGAACAATATCCAGCAATAATGACCGATCGCGGTGCAATTTATCCCGCACGGGGAATAGTGAAAAATCCTGATGGTACAGTGATCTTGACTCGCTATCCTACCGATAATACTCAGCGTATTTCTAATAATTCACCTAATTGTGGTGTTTAACCCCAAAAAATTCTCAAAATGCCATGACAATCTCAATTAAACTTGACTAAGTTTTGATACTTTTTAGAAGTACAAATTGTCAGTGAAATTTATGTCTCAACCCGTACTTTATCTTGCAATTACTAGTCATGGTTTTGGTCATGCTGTTCGTACCGCTTCTGTAGCAGCAGCAGTTCAAAAACTTTGTCCTGAAATTCGTCTAATTTTTGCCACAGTTGCACCCGAATGGTTATTGCAGTCTTATGTAGAAGGAGATTTTGATTATCATCCACGGGTGTTTGATGTGGGGGTAATTCAAAGCGATAGTTTGACAATGGATAAATCAGCAACTTTAGCCAAAATGCAAGCGATCAAACAACAACAAGCAGAAATTATTAAAGAAGAAGTTGATTTTATCCGTCAAAACGAGGTTGGTTTAATTTTAGCTGATATTCCACCTTTAGCTACTGCGATCGCAAAAGCTGCGGACATTCCCTGTTGGATGATGAGTAATTTTGGTTGGGATTTAATCTATCGCAATTGGGGAGAACCATTTCAAGAAATTGTAACTTGGATTGAATCTTGTTACGGACAATGCGATCGCGCCTTTCGTCTTCCCCTTCATGAACCGATGAGTGTTTTTTCTAATATTATTGATGTGGGTTTAACTGGGGGAACACCTCGTTATACTTTAGAACAATTGCAAGCTAAATTTAATCTCAAAGCTTCCCAAGAAAAAACTATTTTACTTACTTTTGGTGGATTAGGATTACAAGCTATTCCTTATCAAAATTTATCGCAATTTTCTGATTGGCAATTTATTACTTTTGATCGGCAAGCACCAAACTTATCAAACATAATTAAAATTACAGATAATCACTATCGTCCAGTTGATTTTATGCCGATTTGTGGCAGAGTAATTTCTAAACCAGGTTATAGTACTTTTGCCGAAGCTTTACGTTTAGAAATACCAATTGTATCCTTAACTCGTCAAGATTTTGCCGAAGCTTCTTTTTTACTTGAAGGAATTACTAATTATTCCCATCATCAAATTTTAACTCCCGAACAATTTTGGCAAGGAGATTGGGTCTTTTTAAAACAACCGCTGTTATCCCCTCGTTTAAATTCTACTTTAGCTAAAGATGGTACTGAAACTATTGCTAAACAAGTTATTGATTATTTATTTAATTAATTTTTTGTTAACAGTACCTTGCTGAGGATAAACGAAGCCTATTTCGATTTTGTCAAACTAAAAGAATTAATCATTTTTTTTGCAGTATCTAAAAATTTAGAATATTTAGCTCGTTCGGCGGTATAAGTCACAATATAAATTTTATTATTTTTGATAGTAAAAGTTTCCATCTGACGAAGATTTATTCCATTATCAATTCTCGAATAAAGTAAAGTACGAGCGGGCTGTTGAGCTAGTTTGGTTTTTTCTTGACTATAAATAGATAAAGTAGAGTCTTTATTGCTAGATAAACTACTAATAATTCTTTCACTATATTCATCTAAAGTATTTAAATCTTTAGTTAATTCTTCAACAGTTACTGAAACTTTTTCTTGAAATAAATCTGCATCAGTTTCTAAAGGAGAATAAAAAACAACTACTTCCCCAGTAATAGGGTCTTCTAATTCTTCAAGTGACCAATTTTCTGGATATCTAATTTCAAGATTATATTGATTATTAATATATAAGGAAAAATTTCTATACAAATTTTTTTCAATGCCAGCAAATAAAAGTAATAAAGCTCCTATAAAAGGTAAAATTAATAACATCCAAAATAAAACTTTTTTCCACGGTAGTTGTTGTTTATTTTTGATAATTCTAGGTGGAATTTCTGTATAAGGAGGACTAACCATAAATGGAGGAGGAAGAGTAATTACGTTTTCTTCCCTTTCTAATTCTGTTAAAACTTGTACTGCTGACTGATAACGTTCTTGATAAATGGGTTCAATCATCTTTCTCAAAATTGTAGTTAATCTGGTACTACAATCAAGTTCAGCTACATCTACTTTATTCACCTGAGATAAATGATGAGAAGAGGTTAATTTAGAATTAGGTAAATGGCCGAGAAAAGCAAAAATAGCG includes these proteins:
- a CDS encoding serine/threonine protein kinase with TPR repeats, encoding MKSIVGKILRGRYFIVRELGKSNASITYLAEDRTKSDHQQCVVKQLQPQISSLALKSEPQLWHNLEKLFITEAITLKRLGKHPQIPQLFDYFEQEKQFYFVEELIEGQNLEREVQEHTFNESQVIALLQNVLKILDFVHQQGVIHRDIRPSNLIRRSDGSFVLIDFGLIKNLTLPINNSSADPPTVILGTLGYTPPEQMEGNPHYNSDIYALGKTAIFAFLGHLPNSKLTSSHHLSQVNKVDVAELDCSTRLTTILRKMIEPIYQERYQSAVQVLTELEREENVITLPPPFMVSPPYTEIPPRIIKNKQQLPWKKVLFWMLLILPFIGALLLLFAGIEKNLYRNFSLYINNQYNLEIRYPENWSLEELEDPITGEVVVFYSPLETDADLFQEKVSVTVEELTKDLNTLDEYSERIISSLSSNKDSTLSIYSQEKTKLAQQPARTLLYSRIDNGINLRQMETFTIKNNKIYIVTYTAERAKYSKFLDTAKKMINSFSLTKSK